Genomic window (Streptomyces sp. NBC_00078):
ATCCTGGGCTTCGCCTTCTGCGAGGCGCTCGCCCTCATCGGCATCGTTATGCCGTTCGTGTTCGGTCAGTAATTCACCCCTGACCACACGTAGCGACGAAAGGCACTGATGTGATCGCCAACCACTTGGTACAGCTGGCGGCCGAGGAGAAGCAGAACCCCCTCGTCCCGGCCGGTCCCGAGCTGCTCGTCGGCGCCCTTGCCTTCGCCATCGTGTTCTTCTTCTTCTGGAAGAAGCTGCTCCCGAACATCAACAAGGTTCTGGAGGAGCGCCGCGAGGCGATCGAAGGTGGCATCGAGAAGGCTGAGGCGGCTCAGGTCGAGGCCCAGAGCGTCCTCGAGCAGTACAAGGCCCAGCTCGCCGAGGCCCGGCACGAGGCCGCGCGTCTGCGCCAGGAGGCGCAGGAGCAGGGTGCCGCGCTCATCACCGAGATGCGCGCCGAAGGCCAGCGGCAGCGCGAGGAGATCGTCGCCGCCGGTCACGCGCAGATCGAGGCCGACCGCAAGGCCGCCGCGTCCGCGCTGCGGCAGGACGTCGGTCACCTCGCGACCGAGCTGGCCGGCAAGCTCGTCGGCGAGTCCCTTGAGGACCACGCCCGGCAGAGCCGTGTCATCGACCGTTTCCTTGAGGACCTTGAGGAGAAGGTCGAGGCCACCCGATGAACGGAGCGAGCCGCGAGGCCCTGGCAGCCGCACGCGAGCGTCTCGACGCGCTGACGGACACGACGTCCGTCGACGCGACGCAGCTCGCCGACGAGCTGGCCGCCGTCACCGCGCTGCTCGACCGCGAGGTGTCGCTGCGTCGGGTCCTGACCGACCCGGCGCAGGCCGCAGAGGCCAAGGCCGAGCTGGCCCAGCGTCTGCTCGGCTCCCAGGTCGGCGGGGCGACCGCCGACCTGGTGTCCGGCATGGTGCGCTCCCGCTGGTCGCAGTCGCGTGACCTGGTGGACTCGCTGGAGGAGCTGGCGAACACCGCCGAGCTCACCGCGGCCCAGCAGGCGGGCTCGCTCGACGACGTCGAGGACGAGCTGTTCCGGTTCGGCCGGATCGTCGCCTCGAACACCGAACTGCGCGCCGCACTGACCGACCGCAAGGCCACCACCGCCGCCAAGATCGAGCTGCTGCACCGGCTGCTCGGCGGGCGGGCCGCCGCGACGACCGAGCGTCTTGTGACGCGCCTTGTGACCACGCCGCGGGGACGTAGCCTGGAGTCGGGACTCGAGTCCCTGTCCAAGCTCGCCGCCGAGCGCCGGGAGCGCCTGGTCGCCGTCGTCACCTCGGCGGTGCCGCTGAGCGACTCGCAGAAGCAGCGCCTGGGCGCCGCTCTCGCGAAGCTCTACGGCCACACGATGCACCTCAACATCGACGTGGACCCCGCGGTCCTCGGCGGGATCCGGGTGCAGGTCGGCGACGAGGTCATCAACGGCTCGATCGCGGACCGCATCGAGGACGCCGGCCGCCGACTCGCGGGCTAGCAGCAACTTCACAAGCAGCACAGCAGTACGTACCTACGGCCCGGTTGGGCCGTGCAGAGGATTCCTGGGGGTCGCCCCCAGACCCCCAAGTTGAAACTTCGGGCCCAACAAGGAGAGCAGGGAACCCAGATGGCGGAGCTCACGATCCGGCCGGAGGAGATCCGGGACGCGCTGGAGAACTTCGTCCAGTCGTACAAGCCGGACGCGGCCTCGCGCGAGGAGGTCGGTACGGTCACCCTTGCCGGCGACGGCATCGCGAAGGTCGAGGGCCTGCCCTCGGCCATGGCCAACGAACTGCTGAAGTTCGAGGACGGCACCCTCGGTCTTGCGCTCAACCTCGAAGAGCGCGAGATCGGTGCCATCGTCCTCGGTGAGTTCAGCGGCATCGAGGAGGGTCAGCCGGTGCAGCGCACCGGTGAGGTGCTCTCCGTGGCAGTCGGCGAGGGCTATCTCGGCCGCGTCGTCGACCCGCTCGGCAACCCGATCGACGGTCTCGGCGAGATCGAGACGTCCGGCCGCCGCGCCCTTGAGCTGCAGGCTCCGGGCGTCATGGCCCGTAAGTCGGTGCACGAGCCGATGGAGACCGGCTACAAGGCCGTCGACGCGATGACCCCGATCGGCCGTGGCCAGCGTCAGCTGATCATCGGTGACCGTCAGACCGGCAAGACCGCCCTGGCCGTCGACACGATCATCAACCAGCGTGACAACTGGCGCTCGGGCGACCCGAAGAAGCAGGTCCGCTGCGTCTACGTCGCCATCGGCCAGAAGGGCTCGACCATCGCCTCCGTGCGTGGTGCCCTCGAAGAGGCCGGCGCGCTGGAGTACACGACCATCGTCGCCGCCCCGGCGTCCGACCCGGCCGGCTTCAAGTACCTGGCGCCGTACACCGGTTCGGCCATCGGCCAGCAGTGGATGTACGACGGCAAGCACGTCCTCATCATCTTCGACGACCTCTCGAAGCAGGCCGACGCCTACCGCGCCGTGTCCCTGCTGCTGCGCCGCCCGCCGGGCCGTGAGGCCTACCCGGGTGACGTCTTCTACCTGCACTCCCGTCTGCTGGAGCGCTGCGCGAAGCTCTCGGACGAGCTGGGTGCCGGTTCGATGACGGGTCTGCCGATCGTCGAGACGAAGGCCAACGACGTCTCCGCGTTCATCCCGACCAACGTCATCTCCATCACCGACGGCCAGTGCTTCCTGGAGTCGGACCTCTTCAACGCCGGTCAGCGCCCCGCGCTCAACGTCGGTATCTCCGTCTCCCGAGTCGGTGGTTCCGCACAGCACAAGGCGATGAAGCAGGTCTCCGGCCGACTGCGCCTCGACCTCGCCCAGTACCGTGAGCTGGAGGCGTTCGCCGCCTTCGGTTCCGACCTGGACGCCGCGTCGAAGTCGCAGCTGGAGCGCGGTCAGCGACTGGTCGAGCTGCTCAAGCAGCCGCAGTACCAGCCGATGCCGACCGAGAACCAGGTCGTCTCCGTGTGGGCCGGTACCACCGGCAAGATGGACGAAGTCCCGGTCGCCGACATCCGCCGCTTCGAGAAGGAGCTGCTTGAGTACCTGCACCGCAAGGAGCAGGGCCTCATGACCTCCATCAAGGAGGGCGGCAAGATGTCGGACGACACCCTCACCGCTGTTGCCGACGCGATCGCCGAGTTCAAGAAGCAGTTCGAGACCTCGGACGGCAAGCTTCTCGGCGAGGACGCCCCGGCCGCGGCCAAGTGACGTAAGGAAGGGACCTGACTCATGGGAGCCCAGCTCCGGGTCTACAAGCGTCGCATCCGATCCGTCACCGCGACCAAGAAGATCACCAAGGCGATGGAGATGATCGCCGCCTCGCGTGTCGTCAAGGCGCAGCGCAAGGTGGCGGCCTCCACGCCGTACGCGACCGAGCTCACCCGCGCGGTCACGGCGGTCGGTACCGGTTCGAACACGAAGCACCCGCTGACCACCCAGGCCGAGACGGTCGCCCGGTCCGCTGTGCTGCTCCTCACGAGCGACCGCGGACTGGCCGGCGCCTTCAACTCCAACGCCATCAAGGTCGCCGAGCAGCTGACGGCGCGCCTTGAGGCGGAGGGCAAGGAGGTCGACACGTACATCGTCGGCCGCCGTGGTCTGGCCCACTACAACTTCCGCGAGCGCAAGGTCGTGGAGTCGTGGTCGGGTTTCACCGACGAGCCCACGTACGCGGACGCCAAGAAGGTCGCGGGTCCGCTGATCGAGGCCATCGAGACCGAGACGGCCGAGGGTGGTGTGGATGAACTCCACATCGTCTTCACCGAGTTCGTGTCGATGATGACGCAGACGGCGCTCGACGACCGCCTGCTGCCGCTCAGCCTCGAAGCTGTGACATCAGCGGCTACCGACGCGGGCGCCAAGGAGGCCGCCCCCAAGGGCGAGATCCTTCCGCTGTACGACTTCGAGCCGTCGGCCGAGGACGTCCTCGACGCCCTGCTGCCGCGCTACGTCGAGAGCCGTATCTACAACGCGCTGCTCCAGTCGGCCGCCTCCAAGCACGCCGCCACGCGCCGTGCGATGAAGTCGGCCACCGACAACGCGGGAGAGCTCATCACCACGCTCTCCCGACTTGCCAACGCGGCCCGCCAGGCCGAAATCACCCAGGAAATCAGCGAGATCGTCGGTGGCTCCGCAGCCCTGGCCGACGCCTCCGCGGGGAGTGACAGGTAATGACGACGACAGTTGAGACGGCCGTTGCCACGGGCCGCGTCGCCCGGGTCATCGGCCCGGTCGTCGACGTGGAATTCCCCGTCGACGCGATGCCGGAGATCTACAACGCGCTTCACGTCGAGGTGGCCGACCCGGCCCAGGACGGCGCGAAGAAGACGCTGACCCTGGAGGTCGCCCAGCATCTGGGTGACGGCCTGGTCCGCACCATCTCGATGCAGCCCACCGACGGCCTGGTCCGCCAGGCCACCGTCACCGACACGGGTACGGGCATCACCGTCCCGGTCGGCGACTTCACCAAGGGCAAGGTGTTCAACACCCTCGGTGAGGTGCTGAACGTCGACGAGCAGTACGAGGGCGAGCGCTGGTCCATCCACCGCAAGGCCCCGCGCTTCGACGAGCTTGAGTCGAAGACCGAGATGTTCGAGACCGGCGTCAAGGTCATCGACCTCCTCACCCCGTACGTCAAGGGTGGAAAGATCGGTCTGTTCGGCGGTGCCGGCGTCGGCAAGACGGTGCTCATCCAGGAGATGATCTACCGCGTCGCCAACAACCACGACGGTGTCTCCGTGTTCGCCGGTGTCGGCGAGCGCACCCGTGAGGGCAACGACCTCATCGAGGAGATGGCCGACTCGGGCGTCATCGACAAGACCGCCCTGGTCTTCGGTCAGATGGACGAGCCCCCGGGCACCCGTCTGCGCGTGGCCCTCGCGGGTCTGACCATGGCGGAGTACTTCCGCGATGTGCAGAAGCAGGACGTGCTGTTCTTCATCGACAACATCTTCCGCTTCACGCAGGCCGGCTCCGAGGTCTCGACCCTGCTCGGCCGTATGCCCTCCGCGGTGGGTTACCAGCCGAACCTGGCCGACGAGATGGGTCTCCTCCAGGAGCGCATCACCTCGACCCGTGGTCACTCGATCACCTCGATGCAGGCGATCTACGTCCCCGCGGACGACCTGACCGACCCGGCCCCGGCCACCACCTTCGCCCACCTCGACGCGACGACGGTTCTGTCCCGTCCGATCTCCGAGAAGGGCATCTACCCGGCCGTGGACCCGCTGGACTCCACGTCCCGGATCCTGGACCCCCGCTACATCGCGGCGGACCACTACAACACCGCGATGCGCGTCAAGACGGTCCTGCAGAAGTACAAGGACCTCCAGGACATCATCGCGATCCTCGGTATCGACGAGCTGGGCGAGGAGGACAAGCTCACCGTCCACCGTGCCCGTCGCGTGGAGCGCTTCCTGTCCCAGAACACCCACGTCGCCAAGCAGTTCACCGGCGTCGACGGGTCGGACGTCCCGCTGGACGAGTCGATCACCGCGTTCAACGCGATCTGCGACGGCGAGTACGACCACTTCCCGGAGCAGGCGTTCTTCCTGTGCGGTGGCATTGAGGACCTCAAGGCCAACGCCAAGGAGCTGGGCGTCTCCTGAACTCGGACCACTGAGTTCGTCTGAGGGGGCGGGGCTCGTCCCGCCCCCTCTTCCACGCCCACTAGACTTGTAACCAACACCCGGCCGAACCGCCGGGTGGTGACCCGAGGAGCCACCTTGGCTGCTGAGCTGCACGTCGCGCTGGTCGCGGCCGACCGAGAGGTCTGGTCCGGCGAGGCCACCCTGGTCGTCGCGCGCACCACGTCCGGCGACATCGGCGTCATGCCCGGTCACCAGCCGCTGCTAGGTGTGCTGGAGTCGGGCCCGGTGACCATCCGTACGAGTGATGGCGGAACCGTCATCGCCGCGGTGCACGGCGGTTTCATCTCGTTCGCGGACGACAAGCTGTCGCTGCTGGCCGAGATCGCCGAGCTGTCCGACGAGATCGACGTCCAGCGCGTGGAGCGCGAGCTCGAGCGCGCCAAGGCGGAGGGCGACGCCGCCGCCGAGCGTCGCGCGGACGTACGACTGCGTGCGGCGACGACGAGCTGAACCCGCGCAGAGCTGTATGACATCACTCAGCCGCGGCCGGCACCGGAGCAATCCGGAGCCGGCCGCGGCTGAGGCAGATATAGATGTTTTTTCCGTTCCGTTACCTATTTTCGGTACCTAGGAGACGAGGAGGTCGGTGTCGATGGTCCTCGCTCTGACTGTGTGCGGAGTCGTTGTCGCCCTTGTGGTGCTGGCGCTGTTCGTCTTCGGCCTGCGCCGCAGACTGATCCAGCGCTCCGGAGGCACCTTCGACTGTTCCCTGCGCTGGGACGTCCCGGAGAAATCCGACACCAACGGAAAAGGCTGGAGCTACGGAGTCGCCCGCTACAACGGCGACCGCATCGAGTGGTACCGCGTCTTCTCCTACGCCTATCGCCCGCGCCGTGTCCTGGAACGCGCCGCCATCGAGGTCGCCGGCCGCCGCCTCCCGGAAGGTGAGGAGGAACTGGCCCTCCTCTCCGACGCGGTCATCCTGACCTGCCTGCACCGGGGCACACGACTGGAACTCGCCATGAGCGACGACGCGCTGACCGGGTTCCTCGCCTGGCTGGAGGCCGCCCCGCCCGGACAGCGAGTGAATGTGGCGTAGCCACGCTCACTCGCTGGGTGGGGGTCCTCCGGACGAAGTCCGCGGGAGCGTCAACGCCGCCTGACAGAGCTACTGCAGGCCGCTGTTGATGGCGCTCACCAGCTCGCCGTTGCCGGTGTCGCCGCTGAACTCCCAGAAGAACGCGCCGCCGAGGCCCTGGGACTTGGCCCAGCTCATCTTTCCGGTGATCGTCGACGGGGTGTCGTACGACCACCAGTTGCTGCCGCAGTGCGCGTAGGCCGTGCCCGCGACGGTGCCGGTGACGGGGCAGGACGTCTTGAGGACCTTGTAGTCCTCGATGCCCTGCTCGTAGGTTCCCGCGGCCGGGCCCGTGGCGGTGCCGCCGGGGGCGTCCTGGGTGACGCCCGTCCAGCCGCGGCCGTAGAAGCCGATGCCGATGAGCAGCTTGCTCGCGGGGACGCCCTTCGCCTTGTACTTGGCGATCGCGTCGGCCGTGGTGAAGCCGGGCGTCGGGATGCCCGCGTAGGAGGTGAGCGGGGAGTGCGGGGCGGTCGGTCCGTCCGCGTCGAAGGCGCCGAAGAAGTCGTACGTCATCACGTTGTACCAGTCGACGTACTGGGCGGCGCCCGCGTAGTCCGCGGCGTCGATCTTGCCGCCGGAGGTGCCGTCGGCCGTGGTGGCGGCGGTGACCAGGTTGTTTGCGCCGAACTTGGCGCGCACGGCCTGCATCAGATTCTTGTAGGCCGCCGCCCCGCTGGTGTCGCAGCTCAGGCCGCAGGCGTTCGGGTACTCCCAGTCGATGTCGATGCCGTCGAAGACGTCGGCCCAGCGCGGGTCCTCGACCAGGTCGTAGCAGGACTGCGCGAAGGCCGCCGGGTTCTTGGCCGCCTCGCCGAAGCCGCCCGACCAGGTCCAGCCCAGGAACTGACGGCGGTGGTGCCGGTGTTCTTCACCGTCCACCTGCCTTCGAAGCCGGTGCCCCAGTCCTGGGTCTTGGCGTAGGTCGCCGTCGCGGTGGCCGCGGCCTGGGCGGGGCTCGCGAGGCCGACCAGACCGGCCAGCGGGAGCAGCAGGGTCGCGAAGCCTGCCGCGGCTCTGTGTCTGAAGCGCATGGTGCGCCTCCTCTTTTCAAGAAGCGGTGGGGCGCGACTGAGCCTTCACGCCCACGGTGCCGCGAGAATAGAAAGGTCTGGACCATCGGTCAAGAGGTCTGGACCACTAGCCTTCGGGCCCGCTCAGATCCCCAATTCCTGCGCCAGTACGGCCGCTTGGACCCGGCTGCGCAGTTCCAGCTTCCCGAGAAGACGGCTGACGTGCGTCTTCACCGTCGCCTCCGCCATGTCGAGACGGGCGGCGATCTCGGCGTTGGACAGGCCCTCGCCGAGGCGGGACAGCACCTCGCGTTCGCGGCGGGTGAGACCGTCGAGGACGGCCGGGTCCGCAGTCGGTTCGCGTACGGGCCTGGCGGCGAACTCGGCGATCAGCCGGCGGGTGACGGCCGGAGCGATCAGACCCTCGCCGCGCGCGACGGTCCGTACCGCCTCCAACAGGTCCCTCGCGGCGGTGTTCTTGAGCAGGAATCCGGCGGCGCCCGCGCGCAGCGCCCCGAAGACGTACTCGTCGAGGTCGAAGGTGGTGAGGACGAGGACGTCGGCCAGGTCCTCGGCGACCACCTGCCGGGTCGCCGACACGCCGTCCAGTCGCGGCATCTGAATGTCCATCAGAACCAGGTCAGGGCTCAACTCCCTTGCCAGGGACACCGCCTGCTCGCCGTCCGCCGCCTCGCCCACCACCTCGATGTCGGGCGCGCTGCCCAGGATGAGGACGAGCCCGGCACGGACGGCGGACTGGTCCTCGGCGACCACGACGCGGATCATTCTGGGTCTCCTCCGGTCACGGGAAGCGTGGCGTGCACGGCCCACCGCGCGCTGTCGGGACCGGCCTCGAACGTGCCGCCCAGCAGCGCGGCCCGCTCCCTCATTCCCACCAGTCCGGCGCCCGAACCGGGGGCCCGCGGGCCGTCCCGGTGACCGTACGGGCTGGTCACGCGGACATCGAGCACGCCGTCGCACTGGACGAGGGCCACGGTGACCCGGCCCGGGAAGGCGTGTTTGAGGGCGTTGGTCAGGGACTCCTGGACGATGCGGTAGGCGGCGAGTTCGACGGGGGCGGGGACCTGGCCGTGGTCGGTGTCCAGGCGCACGTCGAGGCCGTTGGCCCGGGCGCCGTCGACGAGCGCGCCGATCCCGTCCAGCGTGGGCACGGCGGCCGGCACGCTGTCGCCGCCGTCCCGGAGCAGCCCGATGAGCCGCCGCATCTCGGCGAGCCCGGCCACGCTGTTCTCCCGGATCACCGACAGGGCGTCCTTCGAGGTCCCCGGTCTGTCGATCGACAGGGCGGCCGTGGAGTGGATGGCGATCGCGGAGAGATGATTGGCCACCATGTCGTGCAGTTCCCGGGCCATCCGCGCACGCTCGGCCAGGACCGCCTGGGTGCGGTCCATCTCGGCGAGCAGCGCGGTCTGTTCGGCGCGCAGCCGGGCGGCGTCGGCCGCGTCGCGGTGGTCGCGGACGATCCAGCCGGTGGCCGCGGGCCCGAACGCGACGATGCCGATCACCACGCCGATCAGCAGCGCCTGCGGCACGCGCCACACCGCGAACGGCACGAGCGCCCCGGCCGCCGTGAGCAGCCCGGTGATCCAGGGGATGCGGCGGGCCGAGGCGGGCGGGCCGTACAGGACGGCGGCGTACACGAGGTCGGTGAACATCAGGATCGTGGCCAGGTTGCCCTGGGTCACGATGTCGGCGCAGATCGCGGCCGTCCCGGCCAGCAGGGCCGTGCGCGGGGCGGCCCGGCGCAGCAGCTCGCAGCAGGCCATGACGACGAGCGGCGGCAGGACCGGCCAGGGCCCGTCGAGGAGCGTGATCGGATCGCCGGGGCCGCGGCTGCTGAGGCCGATGCCCACCAGCAGCAGACCACCGAGCAGCCCGCCGACGGCGACGTACACGTCGAAGCGGTGCGGGCGGGGGAGTCGTACGGCCATGGCTCCATCCAACACGCACCGCACGCCACGCACCTGATCCCCGGGGAGGGGCCGGCGCTGCATCTTTCGATGTACCGCGACCTCGTCACCGGTGACGACGAAGACGTCCCGTCCGGCCGGGAGCCTGGAAGGACGAGGGAAGGAGCGGGTCGTGATCGTCGGGCTGATCGTCGCGTGCGAGGTCGGGTTCTGGGTGCTGCTGGCGGCCGGGCTGGCCGTCCGCTATCTGCTGAAGTGGCGGCGCACCAGCGTGGCGCTGCTGTGGTGCGAGCCGGTGCTGGAGGCCGTCCTGTTCGTGGTGACGACGATGGACCTCGGAAACGGCGCCGAACCGAGCTGGGAACACGGCCTCGCCGCGCTCTACGTCGGCTGCACCGTGGCGTACGGCCCCTACACGATCCGCCGGCTGGACGGTCACGCGGCCCACCGTCTGGCAGGCGCCCCGCGTCCGCCCCGGCCGCCGCGCTACGGCATGGCACGCGCCCGCCACGAGGGCGCCCTGTGGCTGCGCACCCTCCTCGCGGCCGTGGTCGCCTGCGCCCTGCTCCAGGCCGCGATCCGGTACGTCGGCGACGGCGACACCTCGACGCTGCGCAGCTTCCAGTGGGCGTCGCTGCGGGCCCTTGGCATCCACGGGCTGATCGCACTCACGTATCTGATCTGGCCCAAGAAGCAGCCGCAGGCCCCTGCCGCCCGCCCGGAGCAGGACCGTGCGCCGAGCGGACGATGAGCAGGGGAGGGGCAGGGAAGGCGGCGGGGAGCGCTGTGGCTCAGCGCTCCCCTCCCGGCACCCACAGGACGTCGCCGGTGTCCTTGTTGGCGGTGCGGGCCAGAATGAACAGCAGGTCGGAGAGCCGGTTGAGGTAGGTCGCGGTCAGCGGGTTCATCAGCTCGCCGTGCACCTCCAGCGCCGCCCACGTGGAGCGCTCGGCCCGGCGTACGACCGTGCAGGCCTGGTGGAGCAGGGCCGCGCCCGCGGTGCCGCCAGGCAGGATGAAGGACCGCAGCTTCTCCAGCCGTTCGTTGAAACGGTCGCAGTCCGCCTCCAGCTTGTCGATGTAGAACTGCTCGACCCGCAGCGGCGGGAACTCGGGCTTCTCCACCACCGGCGTCGACAGGTCCGCACCCACGTCGAACAGGTCGTTCTGGACGCGGGTGAGGACCTCGACGACCTCCTCGTCCAGGCCGCCCAGTGCGATCGCCGTGCCGATCACCGCGTTCGCCTCGTTGGCGTCGGCGTAGGCGGAGATCCGCAGATCGGTCTTGGCGACCCGGCTCATGTCGCCGAGGGCGGTGGTGCCCCGGTCGCCGGTCCTGGTGTAGATGCGCGTCAGATTGACCATGTGGCCAGCGTAGTTACGCTCCGGCCGTCCGGAACCCGCCTGTGCCCACTGTCACGGCCCGCGCCGTGGGGGCCCGGGGCCCGCCGGGTGAGCGTCGGCAGCTCAGCAGGAGGGCCTTCCGGCCAGTCTCGAACAGGTCCTGCGCGAGGAGAGCGGCGCCGCCGCCGACGATGGGATGCCGCACCTGATCACGGGTCAGCTCGGCCGGGCGCAATCGGCGCAAACGGTCACGAGAGGTACTCCTCGTCCTCGACGGCATCGACGAGCTGTTGGGCGTGAAGGTGCCCAACTAGGCCGTCCGAGGCACGGAATGACCGGCGCCGGTGTGATGTCCGTCAGATGAGACGTGACGCGCATTACTTACCGGTCACACAGCACCGGCCGAGCGCTAAGGTCCGCCGAAGAGGCAACCTGAAAAGGGTGTAAGGCGTTTCAAAGGGGAGTCGTAACTGTGGCACGGAAGCTTGCCGTCATCGGCGCCGGCTTGATGGGTTCCGGTATCGCCCAGGTCTCCGCCCAGGCGGGCTGGGACGTCGTTCTGCGGGATGTCACCGACGCAGCGCTCACGCGTGGCACCGACGGCATCAAGGCCTCGTACGACAAGTTCGTCAGCAAGGGGAAGCTGGAGGCGCACGACGCCGACGCCGCCCTCGGCCGCATCACCGCGACCACCGACCTCGACGCCGCAGCCGACGCGGACGTGGTCGTGGAGGCCGTCTTCGAGAAGCTGGAGGTGAAGCACGAGATCTTCCGCGCGCTCGACAAGATCGTGCGCCCGGACACCGTGCTCGCCTCCAACACCTCCGCGATCCCGATCACCAAGATCGCGGCGGCCACCGCGCACCCCGAGCGGGTCGTCGGCGTCCACTTCTTCTCGCCGGTGCCGATGATGCAGCTCGTCGAACTCGTCCGCGGCTACAAGACGAGCGACGAAACCCTCGCCACCGCGCGGGAGTTCGCCGAGTCGGTCGGCAAGACCTGCATCGTCGTCAACCGCGACGTCGCCGGCTTCGTGACGACCCGTCTCATCTCGGCGCTCGTCGTCGAGGCGACCAAGCTGTACGAGTCGGGCGTGGCGAGCGCCGAGGACATCGACCTCGCCTGCAAGCTCGGCTTCGGTCACGCGATGGGCCCGCTGGCCACGGCGGACCTGACCGGCGTCGACATCCTGCTGCACGCCACCGGCAACATCTACACCGAGTCGCAGGACGAGAAGTTCGCACCGCCCGAGCTGATGCGCCGGATGGTTGACGCCGGTGACATCGGACGCAAGAGCGGGCAGGGCTTCTACACGTACTGAAACACCAGTACGTACAGCCACTGACATCGCACAGACCTCGCGAGTATCACCCGCGGGGGTGAATTCGGTATCGGTTCGCTTACAGACGGCAACCTCGTCGCCGCTGAAGCAGTCAGACGTTGCACAGCCACCGTCACGGAGTACGCCACCGCACTCTCGGGGAGCGCATATGTACATCAGGGGCGACCACGCCGAGCTGGTCGTCGGGGGCCGCCTCGACGTCCGCAGCGCGGCGGACGCCCGTACGGTCCTGCACTCGGCCGTCGACGACGGAGTCGGCGACCTGGTGCTGGACCTGTCCGGACTGGACTCCTGGGACGCCACCGGGCTCGGGGTGATCATGGGTGTCCACCGGCGGGCCGGCCGCTGCGGCCGGCGTCTGGTGCTGCGCGAGGTGCCGCCACAGATGCAGCGTCTGCTGGTGGCCACCCGACTGCACCGGATCCTGGCGATCGAGGGTGGCATCGGCGTGGAGTCACT
Coding sequences:
- a CDS encoding STAS domain-containing protein, giving the protein MYIRGDHAELVVGGRLDVRSAADARTVLHSAVDDGVGDLVLDLSGLDSWDATGLGVIMGVHRRAGRCGRRLVLREVPPQMQRLLVATRLHRILAIEGGIGVESLPRV
- a CDS encoding cob(I)yrinic acid a,c-diamide adenosyltransferase, with protein sequence MVNLTRIYTRTGDRGTTALGDMSRVAKTDLRISAYADANEANAVIGTAIALGGLDEEVVEVLTRVQNDLFDVGADLSTPVVEKPEFPPLRVEQFYIDKLEADCDRFNERLEKLRSFILPGGTAGAALLHQACTVVRRAERSTWAALEVHGELMNPLTATYLNRLSDLLFILARTANKDTGDVLWVPGGER
- a CDS encoding 3-hydroxyacyl-CoA dehydrogenase family protein; this encodes MARKLAVIGAGLMGSGIAQVSAQAGWDVVLRDVTDAALTRGTDGIKASYDKFVSKGKLEAHDADAALGRITATTDLDAAADADVVVEAVFEKLEVKHEIFRALDKIVRPDTVLASNTSAIPITKIAAATAHPERVVGVHFFSPVPMMQLVELVRGYKTSDETLATAREFAESVGKTCIVVNRDVAGFVTTRLISALVVEATKLYESGVASAEDIDLACKLGFGHAMGPLATADLTGVDILLHATGNIYTESQDEKFAPPELMRRMVDAGDIGRKSGQGFYTY